The segment ATACGATTGATGAGCCAGGCGATGTAGTGGTAGCCAATATTCTGGCTGAAATCATCATCTCCTTTACAGACGATGCGTTCAATGTAGTCAAACCAGGGGGACGCTATATTACTTCAGGCATCATTTCAGCAAAGAAAAACGATGTGAAACAAGCGCTTGAAACATCAGGGTTTATTGTCGAAGATGTCATGATGATGGAAGACTGGGTAACGATCATATCAAAAAAACCGGAATAACGGGGTGCAGAGATGCAGAGATATTTTATTGAAGGCCACGTACCCGAAAATCATAAAGTGACCATAACTGGCGATGATGCGAAGCACATCGCCAAAGTTATGCGTCAAAGTGAAGGGGACCAATTGATAGTTGTGGCAGGTGGAAAAGCGTTTCTTTCGACCATTCTGTCTGCAGAATTTGATGTGGAAGTCCACATCGACAACGAAATCGAAGCAGATGTTGAAATGCCCAAACAAGTGACGATTGCTTGCGGGCTGCCAAAAGGCGACAAGCTGGAACTGATTGCACAAAAATCCACGGAGCTTGGCATGCATGCCTTGATTCCTTTTGCTGCGGAGCGTTCAATTGTCAAATGGGATGGATCGAAAAGTGAAAAGAAACGGGTTCGGCTTCAAAAAATTGCAAAAGAAGCAGCTGAACAGTCACATCGGACACATATCCCGTACATACATAATATCCATACGTTCAAACAGCTGATGGAAGCGGCACGATCCTTTGATGCCGTCATTGTAGCTTACGAAGAAGAAGCTCGGGATAGCAGCCGGAAGCGGTTTGCCGAAACATTGAAATCATTGTATGATAAAGACTCGATACTCCTTGTATTCGGCCCGGAAGGCGGAATTTCAGAAGTGGAAGTTTCACTGTTAAAAGAAAGCGGCGCACTGTTTACATCTCTTGGGCCACGAATTTTACGCACGGAAACAGCTCCGTTATATGCATTATCTGCAATGTCCTATGAATTCGAATGAAAGAGGTGGGCACTTATGTCAACGGTGGCGTTTCATACCTTAGGCTGTAAAGTGAATCATTATGAAACAGAAGCAATCTGGCAATTGTTCAAAGAACAAGGCTACGAGCGCGGCGAGTTCGATCATCATTCCGATGTTTATGTCATTAATACGTGCACTGTAACCAATACAGGAGACAAAAAAAGCCGCCAAGTCATACGCCGGGCCGTCCGGAAAAATCCCGATGCCGTCATTTGTGTGACAGGCTGCTACGCGCAGACTTCCCCGGCTGAAATCATGGCGATTCCGGGCGTCGACATCGTAGTGGGCACCCAGGACCGCACCAAACTGCTTGGGTACATCGAACAATATAAAGAAGAGCGGAAACCGATCAATGCGGTCGGCAATATCATGAAAAACCGGATATATGAGGAACTTGATGTGCCGGCTTTCACTGACCGCACGCGTGCATCATTGAAGATCCAGGAAGGCTGCAATAATTTTTGCACATTCTGCATTATTCCCTGGG is part of the Planococcus shenhongbingii genome and harbors:
- a CDS encoding 16S rRNA (uracil(1498)-N(3))-methyltransferase; this translates as MQRYFIEGHVPENHKVTITGDDAKHIAKVMRQSEGDQLIVVAGGKAFLSTILSAEFDVEVHIDNEIEADVEMPKQVTIACGLPKGDKLELIAQKSTELGMHALIPFAAERSIVKWDGSKSEKKRVRLQKIAKEAAEQSHRTHIPYIHNIHTFKQLMEAARSFDAVIVAYEEEARDSSRKRFAETLKSLYDKDSILLVFGPEGGISEVEVSLLKESGALFTSLGPRILRTETAPLYALSAMSYEFE